A window of the Desulfovibrio sp. genome harbors these coding sequences:
- a CDS encoding 1-deoxy-D-xylulose-5-phosphate reductoisomerase, translating to MIDYISTLPKASDLPSFPRRICVLGSTGSIGDSALAVAADHPGQFEVTALAGARNVDRLAEQAARFRPRYLAVLDEAGAARLKEILPAGYRPEILWGPGAYVTLAALPEVQVVLSAIVGAAGLPPTLAAAQSGKVLALANKESLVLAGHLIRRACRESGAVVLPVDSEHNALFQSLAGHSGDDVDHLILTASGGPFRSWPSVDLPRATAAQALKHPNWSMGAKISIDSATLMNKGLEVIEACWLYGLPQERVKVLVHPQSIVHSLAAYRDGSLLAQMGQPDMRIAIAYCLCYPSRLPLKIAPLDLSALGSLTFQEPRTDDFPCLELARRAVAESPAHCVALNAANEVAVEWFLKDRIGFCDIPRAVAWALDRQQGLDDPDFMTIMEVDSATRRAVAKYLMEGT from the coding sequence ATGATCGATTACATTTCGACTCTGCCCAAGGCCAGCGACCTCCCCTCGTTTCCCAGGCGCATCTGCGTGCTGGGATCCACCGGTTCCATCGGCGATTCCGCTCTGGCAGTGGCGGCCGATCATCCCGGCCAGTTCGAGGTCACGGCCCTGGCCGGGGCGCGCAACGTGGACCGCCTGGCGGAACAGGCCGCGCGCTTCAGGCCCCGCTATTTGGCCGTGCTGGACGAGGCCGGGGCGGCCAGGCTCAAAGAGATCCTCCCTGCCGGATACCGCCCCGAGATACTCTGGGGCCCAGGCGCTTACGTCACCCTGGCCGCTCTGCCAGAGGTGCAGGTGGTGCTTTCGGCCATCGTGGGCGCGGCGGGCCTGCCCCCGACGCTGGCAGCGGCCCAATCCGGCAAGGTGCTGGCCCTGGCCAACAAGGAATCACTGGTATTGGCCGGCCACCTGATCCGGCGAGCCTGCCGCGAGTCCGGGGCCGTGGTCCTGCCCGTGGACTCCGAGCACAACGCCCTCTTTCAATCCTTGGCCGGGCATTCTGGCGACGATGTGGACCACCTCATCCTAACTGCTTCTGGCGGCCCCTTCCGCTCCTGGCCCAGCGTTGACCTGCCCCGCGCCACCGCCGCCCAGGCTCTGAAGCACCCCAACTGGTCCATGGGCGCCAAAATAAGCATCGATTCGGCTACGTTAATGAACAAAGGGCTCGAGGTCATCGAGGCCTGCTGGCTGTATGGATTGCCCCAGGAGAGGGTGAAAGTCCTGGTGCATCCCCAGTCCATAGTGCACTCTCTGGCCGCCTACCGGGACGGCTCTCTGCTGGCCCAGATGGGCCAGCCGGACATGCGCATAGCCATCGCCTACTGCCTGTGCTACCCGAGCAGGCTGCCGCTCAAGATCGCTCCCCTGGATCTTTCGGCCCTGGGTTCGCTCACTTTCCAGGAACCCCGCACGGACGATTTTCCCTGCCTGGAACTGGCACGCCGCGCCGTGGCCGAAAGCCCGGCCCACTGCGTGGCCTTAAACGCCGCCAACGAGGTGGCCGTGGAGTGGTTCCTCAAGGACCGCATCGGTTTTTGCGACATCCCCCGGGCAGTGGCCTGGGCCCTGGACAGACAACAGGGACTGGACGATCCGGATTTTATGACCATAATGGAGGTTGACTCCGCCACGCGCCGTGCCGTGGCGAAATACCTCATGGAAGGCACATGA
- the hisI gene encoding phosphoribosyl-AMP cyclohydrolase: MFKPDFEKGGGLIPAIAQDAATGEVLMLAYMNELAWEKTLETGEVHYYSRSRNKLWHKGGTSGHVQKVKSIRLDCDRDAVVVLIEQVGGAACHEGYRSCFFREVGENGQAVECSPKVFDPEKVYGPGA; the protein is encoded by the coding sequence ATGTTCAAACCTGATTTTGAAAAAGGCGGAGGTCTCATCCCCGCCATCGCGCAGGACGCCGCCACCGGCGAAGTGCTCATGCTGGCCTACATGAACGAGCTGGCCTGGGAAAAAACCTTGGAGACCGGCGAGGTCCACTACTACAGCCGCAGCAGGAACAAGCTCTGGCACAAGGGAGGCACCTCCGGGCACGTGCAGAAGGTGAAGTCCATCCGCCTGGACTGCGACCGCGACGCCGTGGTCGTGCTCATCGAGCAGGTCGGCGGGGCCGCCTGCCACGAAGGCTATCGCTCCTGCTTCTTCAGGGAAGTTGGTGAAAACGGCCAGGCAGTGGAATGCTCGCCCAAGGTTTTCGACCCCGAAAAGGTCTACGGCCCGGGCGCTTGA
- a CDS encoding alpha/beta hydrolase gives MAALKLILGIVVLGWLGFAAFLYFSQASLLYHPKTADAMAETQLMSTLPDAQPFLVATKDGQSLAGWYLPRKRGRGVAPALVYFGGNAEEVTEFMKQAKDLPDVSIVAVNYRGYGRSTGVPTEAALKEDALAVFDQAVNLTGGKGFVMGRSLGAGMAVHVAAYREVQGAVLVTPYDSILAVAKGHYPLFPVSWLLKERYDAMPDAEKALAPAVFLVGTQDDIIPEVRARALFDKWKGPKDFIRVTSAGHNDISTYPRYSDAIKIFLRDNSR, from the coding sequence ATGGCAGCCCTGAAATTGATCCTCGGCATCGTGGTACTCGGCTGGCTCGGATTCGCCGCGTTCCTGTACTTCTCCCAAGCCTCGCTTCTCTACCATCCCAAGACAGCCGACGCCATGGCCGAAACCCAGCTTATGAGCACTCTGCCGGACGCCCAGCCATTTCTGGTCGCCACCAAGGACGGCCAGTCCCTGGCCGGCTGGTACCTGCCCCGCAAGCGGGGGCGCGGTGTTGCCCCTGCCCTTGTCTACTTCGGGGGCAACGCCGAGGAAGTCACGGAGTTCATGAAGCAGGCCAAGGACCTGCCCGATGTCTCCATCGTGGCGGTCAATTACCGTGGGTACGGCCGCTCCACCGGCGTGCCCACCGAGGCGGCGCTCAAGGAGGACGCCTTGGCCGTGTTCGACCAGGCCGTCAATTTGACTGGCGGAAAAGGCTTCGTCATGGGTCGCAGCTTGGGCGCGGGCATGGCCGTGCATGTGGCCGCTTACCGCGAGGTTCAGGGAGCGGTATTGGTCACTCCTTACGACTCGATACTGGCCGTGGCCAAGGGGCACTACCCCTTATTCCCCGTGTCCTGGCTCCTCAAGGAACGTTACGACGCAATGCCCGACGCGGAAAAGGCTCTGGCCCCGGCCGTGTTTCTTGTCGGAACCCAGGACGACATCATACCGGAAGTACGGGCCCGGGCACTGTTCGACAAATGGAAGGGTCCCAAGGACTTTATCCGGGTAACTTCGGCAGGCCACAACGATATCTCCACCTACCCGCGGTATTCCGATGCCATCAAAATCTTCCTGCGGGACAATTCCCGCTGA
- a CDS encoding biotin--protein ligase → MVYILWDEAHLWGVLMLRALGAWGFPSRLVRAHELAAGLLGQSPPKALIVPGGFASRKAACLGPAGIEAIRGYVASGGAYLGICGGAGLGLTVPVGLGLCPWTREPFEHRLQHFASGNVQLIPKNTVFTPKGLDRPLAPVWWPAAFRAHDPGVEVVAAYGQPGPGFMMADIPLSLVPGQALEDWEALYGVRLAPAFVEGDPCIVAGHFGQGRYVLSHAHLETPGSSDANTWLGHILSEMMGEPAPEGAAPHWAINETEKRWNDPVLLRAMELMLGVVDLGIAHGLLSWREPWLLGWRQGLPGAQLSGILAMLDQAIHLIPSQDSRQFFERRRDDFSRSMELLATGLSGYLLAERLALTLCRVDPDAVPERGLKEARITLFGPPPGAGGTSGGLCGKILSVLEECIYLTANKEQHAWQP, encoded by the coding sequence ATGGTCTACATTCTCTGGGACGAAGCCCACTTGTGGGGCGTGCTGATGCTACGGGCATTGGGCGCCTGGGGTTTCCCCTCCCGGCTGGTCCGGGCGCACGAGCTCGCGGCGGGGCTTCTCGGGCAGTCGCCACCCAAGGCGCTTATCGTGCCTGGCGGATTCGCCAGCCGCAAGGCGGCCTGTTTGGGCCCGGCCGGAATCGAAGCCATCCGGGGATACGTGGCCTCGGGCGGGGCGTACTTGGGCATCTGCGGCGGGGCCGGCCTTGGCCTGACCGTGCCCGTGGGACTGGGACTCTGCCCCTGGACCCGTGAACCTTTCGAACACCGCCTGCAGCACTTCGCCAGCGGCAACGTCCAACTCATACCCAAGAACACGGTCTTCACTCCCAAAGGGCTCGACCGCCCCCTGGCCCCGGTCTGGTGGCCGGCCGCATTCCGGGCGCACGATCCCGGGGTGGAAGTGGTGGCCGCCTATGGTCAGCCAGGCCCGGGTTTCATGATGGCCGACATCCCCTTGTCTTTGGTACCGGGCCAAGCCCTTGAGGATTGGGAGGCACTGTACGGCGTCCGGCTGGCCCCGGCTTTCGTCGAAGGTGACCCGTGCATCGTGGCCGGACATTTCGGGCAGGGGCGTTACGTCTTGTCCCACGCGCATCTGGAAACCCCCGGGTCCTCCGATGCCAATACCTGGCTCGGGCACATCCTGTCCGAAATGATGGGCGAGCCCGCCCCAGAAGGCGCGGCCCCTCACTGGGCCATCAACGAGACGGAGAAACGCTGGAACGACCCGGTTCTCTTGCGAGCCATGGAACTCATGCTCGGCGTGGTGGACCTAGGCATCGCCCACGGGCTCTTGAGCTGGCGTGAACCTTGGCTTCTGGGCTGGCGCCAGGGGCTCCCCGGGGCGCAGCTCTCGGGCATTCTGGCCATGCTGGACCAAGCCATTCACCTGATCCCTTCCCAGGATTCCCGCCAATTTTTCGAACGCCGCAGGGATGATTTTTCCCGTTCCATGGAACTCTTGGCCACGGGGCTCTCCGGCTATCTGCTCGCGGAACGCTTGGCTCTCACCCTGTGCCGCGTGGACCCTGACGCGGTGCCGGAGCGAGGATTGAAGGAAGCGAGAATTACGCTTTTCGGCCCTCCTCCCGGCGCAGGCGGGACAAGCGGTGGGCTTTGCGGAAAGATACTTTCGGTGCTTGAAGAATGCATCTACCTCACCGCCAACAAGGAACAGCACGCATGGCAGCCCTGA
- the rseP gene encoding RIP metalloprotease RseP, translating to MIDFLGKALSFVVVIGVLIFIHELGHFLVARFFGMGVRTFSLGFGPKLFGFTSGQTEYRVSAVPLGGYVQLVAQDSEDDETTSGFPPHTWFIRRPSWQRMLVVAAGPLFNLALAWVLYASMFYTHGRFETPAAIGQVNENSAAARAGLMAGDAVTAIDGQPIQYFRELQARVEASKGTPLSLSLRRGAETLTLTITPDLVGQKNIFGEDIKKPILGIRSTQESVNIPLGPLQAIREGLAQTWEVTSLTGQVFWKLVMGVVPMSSIGGPIMIAELVGKQSEQGLAHLATLTAMISVNLAILNLLPIPVLDGGHILFFALETVFRRPVSEKIRAATTKVGFAMLMALMVMATANDIIRIVTGGGPK from the coding sequence ATGATAGACTTTCTGGGCAAAGCCCTCTCCTTCGTCGTTGTCATTGGCGTGCTCATCTTCATCCACGAACTGGGCCACTTCCTGGTGGCCAGATTTTTCGGCATGGGAGTGCGCACCTTTTCCTTGGGTTTCGGCCCCAAACTTTTCGGTTTCACCTCCGGCCAGACCGAGTACCGCGTTTCCGCCGTCCCCCTTGGCGGATACGTGCAGCTGGTAGCTCAGGACTCCGAGGACGACGAGACCACGTCCGGGTTCCCGCCGCATACATGGTTCATCCGCCGCCCGTCCTGGCAGCGCATGCTGGTGGTGGCGGCCGGGCCGCTTTTCAACCTTGCGCTTGCCTGGGTGCTTTACGCCTCCATGTTCTACACCCACGGGCGCTTCGAGACCCCCGCGGCCATCGGCCAAGTGAACGAGAACAGCGCTGCCGCTCGCGCCGGGCTTATGGCCGGTGACGCCGTCACCGCCATCGATGGCCAGCCCATCCAGTATTTCCGTGAGCTCCAGGCCCGGGTCGAAGCCAGCAAGGGCACTCCCTTGTCTCTTTCCCTTCGCCGAGGAGCCGAAACCCTTACCCTGACCATCACTCCCGACCTCGTCGGGCAGAAGAACATCTTTGGCGAGGACATCAAGAAGCCCATCTTGGGCATCCGCTCCACCCAGGAGTCCGTCAACATTCCGCTGGGCCCGCTCCAGGCCATCCGGGAAGGCCTGGCCCAGACCTGGGAGGTCACCTCGCTTACTGGCCAGGTTTTCTGGAAACTGGTGATGGGCGTGGTGCCCATGTCCTCCATCGGCGGGCCCATCATGATCGCCGAGCTGGTGGGCAAACAGTCCGAACAGGGACTGGCGCACCTGGCCACGCTCACGGCCATGATCAGCGTGAACCTGGCCATCTTGAACCTCCTGCCCATTCCCGTGCTCGACGGCGGGCATATTCTCTTCTTCGCCCTGGAAACGGTGTTTCGCCGCCCTGTGTCCGAGAAAATCCGCGCCGCAACCACCAAGGTGGGCTTCGCCATGCTCATGGCGCTTATGGTCATGGCCACGGCCAACGACATCATCCGGATAGTGACTGGCGGCGGACCGAAGTGA
- the tsaB gene encoding tRNA (adenosine(37)-N6)-threonylcarbamoyltransferase complex dimerization subunit type 1 TsaB has translation MILVVNTAEEALQLVLAHDGRILESFEEHCPGRMNEVMAPAVAGMLERHGGGLARVACVRGPGSFTGLRLGLAFATGLCLAKQLPMAGLDYLPLLAATAFAFSETGESGNSDEVHVVTHSRTARVYHQGFVRGGGGLETTCAPLGPPRDFAVQDACDVILSRARSTRVTVLGTGLRRNSEAFTELANVTSLPTENPAPEILLNAALATSYDGPPVDALYLRGSDAEENLAVIAAKRGLSEEEAMTRMEKALR, from the coding sequence GTGATCCTTGTCGTCAACACCGCCGAGGAAGCCCTGCAGCTGGTGCTGGCGCACGATGGAAGGATTCTGGAGAGCTTCGAGGAACACTGCCCCGGACGAATGAACGAGGTGATGGCCCCGGCCGTGGCGGGCATGCTTGAGCGTCACGGCGGCGGGCTTGCAAGAGTGGCCTGCGTGCGCGGTCCAGGCAGCTTCACCGGGCTCAGGCTGGGATTGGCCTTTGCCACAGGCCTTTGCCTGGCCAAACAGCTGCCAATGGCCGGGCTCGACTATCTGCCGCTCCTGGCAGCCACAGCTTTCGCCTTTTCAGAGACCGGAGAATCCGGCAATTCCGACGAGGTCCACGTTGTCACCCATTCGCGCACAGCCAGGGTGTATCACCAGGGGTTCGTGCGCGGTGGCGGAGGACTTGAAACCACCTGTGCCCCGCTTGGCCCGCCTCGTGATTTTGCCGTCCAGGATGCATGCGACGTGATCTTATCCCGGGCTCGTTCGACTCGGGTGACCGTGCTCGGCACAGGGCTTCGCCGCAACTCCGAGGCATTTACCGAACTAGCCAACGTCACCTCGCTTCCTACCGAAAACCCCGCCCCTGAAATTCTGTTGAACGCAGCCCTCGCCACCTCGTACGACGGCCCGCCTGTGGACGCCTTGTACCTTCGCGGTTCCGACGCCGAGGAGAATCTGGCCGTCATCGCCGCCAAACGGGGCCTGAGCGAAGAAGAAGCGATGACCAGGATGGAGAAGGCGCTCCGCTAG
- a CDS encoding carbon starvation protein A: MNALTLVFAALCVFAIAYRFYGLFFVRKVLGVNPNRTTPAVKMADGHDYVKTNKFVLFGHHFAAIAAAGPLLGPVLAAQFGYLPGALWILVGCVLAGAVHDSVVLFASVRHKGQSLAYIATQEIGKLTGSVASVAVLFILVLTLAGLSLAVVNAMFESAWGTFTVFATIPIALLMGVYLHVWRDGDVKGASIMGVALLVLAIFAGKWIADTPELAKLFHLPKGTIAIAIPIYGFFASVLPVWLLLCPRDYLSTYLKIGTIAMLAIGIFWVRPDLLMPATTKFISGGGPIIPGPVFPFLFITIACGALSGFHAIIGSGTTPKMIGTEDDILFVGYGAMLTEGFVAIMALIAACVMVPADYFAINAAPAVFEKLGLAVVNLPDLSTAVGEKLQGRPGGAVSLAVGMAYIFSSIPFMKGLMAYWYHFAIMFEAVFILTAVDTGTRVGRFFLQEMIGQVVPKFAEKRWWPGIIITSALFTASWGYLVYTGDISTIWPLFGMSNQLLAAVGLLIGTTLIIRMNKARYAWMTAVPGLAMVCVTMYAGYLNIFNNFWPKKLYLLTSLAAIVMVLMAIVIVSAVRRWSQLLSVKQPMNDPYGDQVLEVVPE, encoded by the coding sequence GTGAACGCCTTGACCCTGGTCTTCGCCGCACTTTGCGTCTTCGCCATCGCCTACCGGTTTTACGGACTGTTCTTCGTCCGTAAGGTTCTGGGGGTCAATCCCAACAGAACAACCCCGGCAGTCAAGATGGCCGATGGTCACGACTACGTAAAAACCAACAAATTCGTCCTGTTCGGCCACCACTTCGCTGCCATCGCGGCCGCGGGGCCGCTTTTGGGACCAGTGCTGGCCGCCCAGTTCGGCTACCTGCCCGGAGCCCTGTGGATACTGGTCGGATGCGTACTGGCCGGAGCGGTTCACGATTCGGTGGTGCTCTTCGCCTCTGTCCGGCACAAAGGCCAAAGCCTCGCTTACATCGCCACCCAGGAGATCGGTAAACTGACCGGCTCCGTGGCCTCGGTGGCCGTGCTGTTCATTCTCGTCCTTACCTTGGCCGGTCTGTCCCTGGCCGTGGTCAACGCCATGTTCGAAAGTGCCTGGGGCACCTTCACCGTGTTCGCCACCATCCCCATAGCCCTTCTCATGGGTGTGTATCTCCATGTCTGGCGCGACGGGGACGTGAAGGGAGCCTCCATCATGGGCGTGGCCCTTTTGGTGCTGGCCATCTTCGCAGGCAAATGGATCGCCGACACGCCTGAGCTTGCCAAGCTGTTCCACCTGCCCAAGGGCACCATCGCCATAGCAATACCCATTTACGGGTTCTTCGCCTCGGTGTTGCCGGTGTGGCTGCTCCTGTGCCCGCGCGACTATCTGTCCACGTATTTGAAGATCGGCACCATCGCCATGCTGGCCATCGGCATCTTCTGGGTCCGCCCTGACCTCTTGATGCCCGCCACCACCAAGTTCATTAGCGGCGGCGGCCCCATCATACCGGGTCCGGTGTTCCCGTTCCTGTTCATCACCATCGCCTGCGGCGCCCTGTCGGGATTCCACGCCATCATAGGCTCTGGCACCACACCCAAGATGATCGGCACCGAGGACGACATCCTCTTCGTGGGATACGGCGCCATGCTTACCGAAGGGTTCGTGGCAATAATGGCCTTGATCGCCGCCTGCGTTATGGTTCCCGCCGACTACTTCGCCATCAACGCGGCCCCGGCCGTATTCGAAAAGCTCGGTCTGGCCGTGGTCAACCTGCCCGACCTCTCGACCGCCGTAGGCGAGAAGCTTCAGGGCCGCCCGGGCGGCGCGGTGTCCCTGGCCGTGGGCATGGCCTACATCTTCTCCTCCATCCCCTTCATGAAGGGGCTCATGGCCTATTGGTACCACTTCGCCATCATGTTCGAGGCCGTGTTCATTCTCACGGCCGTGGACACCGGCACCCGCGTGGGCCGTTTCTTCCTGCAGGAGATGATCGGACAAGTAGTTCCCAAATTCGCCGAAAAGCGCTGGTGGCCGGGCATCATCATCACCAGCGCCCTGTTCACCGCTTCCTGGGGCTACTTGGTCTATACCGGAGACATCTCCACCATCTGGCCCCTGTTCGGCATGTCCAACCAACTGCTGGCAGCCGTGGGCCTGCTTATTGGGACCACGCTCATCATCCGCATGAACAAGGCCCGATACGCCTGGATGACCGCCGTGCCGGGGCTGGCCATGGTTTGCGTGACCATGTACGCAGGGTATTTGAATATTTTCAACAACTTCTGGCCAAAGAAGCTCTATTTGCTCACATCGCTGGCCGCCATCGTCATGGTGCTCATGGCCATCGTCATTGTGAGTGCAGTCAGAAGATGGTCACAGCTTTTGTCCGTGAAACAACCCATGAACGACCCCTACGGCGACCAGGTTCTGGAAGTGGTCCCCGAGTAA
- a CDS encoding phosphatidate cytidylyltransferase: MAISSHAPRLATAAVGLPVLAVCIWLGGGYIFALTLAVALIGLWEFQGFFPGSGPCIRALGLGLGAAMVWLGYRHGTAAALAVVLAAFWLEELARLFHKQDTSPRWLLAVSLLYIPGSLQFLTLFGPGETALVLASVMATDTGAYYAGHLIGGPKIWPSVSPKKTWAGSVGGLAAAVAVCLVAATFWGKASLVAFMALGVCLSVASQMGDFMESSLKRAAGIKDSGNLLPGHGGILDRIDGVIPAVLVYALARSLVNFL; encoded by the coding sequence ATGGCCATCAGTTCCCACGCCCCCCGTCTGGCCACCGCCGCCGTGGGCCTACCGGTCCTGGCTGTCTGCATCTGGCTTGGCGGGGGCTACATTTTTGCGCTTACTCTGGCTGTTGCCTTGATCGGACTCTGGGAATTCCAGGGGTTCTTTCCGGGCAGCGGCCCCTGCATTCGCGCACTGGGCCTCGGTCTGGGCGCGGCCATGGTCTGGCTTGGCTACCGCCACGGAACCGCCGCCGCGCTGGCAGTGGTCCTGGCCGCCTTCTGGCTCGAAGAACTAGCCCGCCTTTTCCATAAACAGGATACTTCGCCCCGGTGGCTGCTGGCTGTTTCACTTCTCTACATTCCCGGAAGCCTTCAGTTTCTGACCCTTTTTGGTCCAGGCGAGACCGCGCTGGTTTTGGCCTCGGTCATGGCCACGGACACAGGGGCCTACTACGCGGGTCACCTCATCGGCGGCCCCAAGATATGGCCTTCGGTCTCTCCCAAGAAAACCTGGGCCGGAAGCGTTGGCGGACTGGCTGCTGCAGTAGCCGTCTGCCTTGTGGCCGCAACCTTCTGGGGCAAGGCGTCCCTTGTCGCCTTCATGGCGCTGGGGGTCTGCCTTTCCGTGGCATCCCAAATGGGGGATTTCATGGAGTCCTCTCTCAAGCGGGCCGCCGGCATCAAGGACTCCGGCAATCTGCTGCCCGGCCACGGCGGCATTCTGGACCGCATCGACGGAGTCATCCCGGCGGTCCTGGTCTATGCCCTGGCCAGAAGCCTGGTAAACTTTTTATGA
- a CDS encoding valine--tRNA ligase — protein sequence MSETTLAKGYEPEEVEARWLSYWKDSDAGTADPNADGEPFSIVIPPPNVTGALHMGHALNITIQDILCRHMRQKGRKVLWVPGTDHAGIATQNVVERALAAEGGSRHELGREKFIERVWEWRKDYGGRILNQIRRMGASVDWTRERFTMDEGLSKAVREVFVRLYEEGLIYKGDYIINWCPRCQTALADLEVEHGPKKGALYQIRYPLADGTGELVVATTRPETMLGDTAVAVHPEDERYTAFIGKMVKLPLTDRQIPVIADAYVDREFGTGALKVTPAHDMNDFELGRRHSLEVLQVMDGEGNMNAAAGAAYQGLSREACRKKVVEDLKEQGFLVAVEEHDHSVGECYRCKTVIEPHVSPQWFVKAGPLAAVARAAVESGRTQIIPDQWTTTYYHWLDNIRDWCISRQIWWGHRIPAWTCEACGKLVVSREDPTACPCGGTLAQDPDVLDTWFSSALWPFSTLGWPEKTPELKAFYPTSVLVTAFDILFFWVARMMMMGLHFMEEVPFKHVYIHALVRDAEGKKMSKSTGNVIDPLVMIEKFGTDALRFTLTAFAAMGRDIKLSEDRIEGYRHFVNKLWNAARFSLMNLPEEIPAVSLDGELALHHAWILHRLDEVKASTTKAIEHYHFNEAAQGLYSFLWLEFCDWYLEMAKADFNGPDPEAKALAQKCLWTVLSEYLVLMHPIMPFVTQEIWNHLPGHSEKDISKVPYPAARAQHAKPEAVAQMGLLQEVVVSVRNIRSELSINPGMKLDCLVRTADGADLAMLRANEALIVLMARLANFTAGPDVTAPKASASAAAGGNAVFVPLAGAVDFDAELARLSKELAKTSKEAEIVGRKLANEDFTAKAPAEVVAKEREKDEMLREKVAKLEELKGRIESLKG from the coding sequence ATGTCCGAGACCACCCTGGCCAAGGGCTACGAACCTGAAGAGGTCGAAGCCCGCTGGCTTTCATACTGGAAGGATTCCGATGCCGGCACTGCGGACCCGAACGCCGACGGTGAACCCTTCTCCATAGTCATCCCGCCGCCCAACGTCACCGGGGCTCTGCACATGGGCCACGCGTTGAACATAACCATTCAGGACATCCTCTGCCGCCATATGCGCCAGAAGGGCCGCAAGGTCCTGTGGGTGCCCGGCACCGACCACGCCGGTATCGCCACCCAAAACGTGGTGGAGCGCGCCCTGGCCGCGGAGGGCGGTTCCCGTCACGAACTGGGCCGGGAGAAGTTCATCGAGCGCGTCTGGGAATGGCGCAAGGACTACGGCGGGCGCATCCTGAACCAGATCAGGCGCATGGGCGCCAGCGTGGACTGGACCCGCGAACGCTTCACCATGGACGAAGGCCTTTCCAAGGCGGTGCGCGAGGTGTTCGTACGCCTCTACGAAGAAGGCCTTATCTACAAGGGCGATTACATTATCAACTGGTGCCCCCGCTGCCAGACCGCCCTGGCCGACCTGGAAGTGGAGCACGGCCCGAAAAAGGGAGCCCTGTACCAGATCCGCTATCCCCTGGCTGACGGCACTGGCGAACTGGTGGTGGCCACCACCCGCCCCGAGACCATGCTTGGCGACACGGCAGTGGCCGTGCATCCCGAAGACGAACGCTATACTGCGTTCATCGGAAAAATGGTTAAGTTGCCGCTAACTGATCGACAAATCCCGGTGATAGCCGATGCCTATGTGGACCGTGAATTCGGCACCGGCGCTCTCAAGGTGACCCCGGCCCACGACATGAACGACTTCGAGCTCGGCCGCCGCCACAGCCTGGAGGTGCTCCAGGTCATGGACGGCGAGGGCAACATGAACGCCGCAGCGGGCGCCGCCTACCAGGGGCTCTCGCGCGAGGCCTGCCGCAAGAAGGTGGTGGAGGATCTCAAGGAACAGGGCTTCCTGGTTGCCGTCGAGGAGCATGACCATTCCGTGGGCGAGTGCTACCGTTGCAAGACCGTCATCGAGCCCCATGTGTCCCCTCAATGGTTCGTCAAGGCCGGGCCTTTGGCCGCCGTGGCCCGGGCCGCCGTGGAATCGGGCCGGACCCAGATAATCCCGGACCAGTGGACCACCACCTACTACCATTGGCTGGACAACATCCGCGACTGGTGCATCTCCCGCCAGATATGGTGGGGGCACCGCATTCCGGCCTGGACCTGCGAAGCCTGCGGCAAGCTGGTGGTCTCCCGCGAGGACCCCACGGCCTGCCCCTGCGGAGGTACTCTTGCCCAGGACCCGGACGTTCTGGACACCTGGTTCTCCTCGGCCCTGTGGCCCTTCTCCACCCTGGGCTGGCCAGAGAAGACCCCGGAACTGAAAGCCTTCTATCCCACCTCTGTCCTGGTCACGGCCTTCGACATCCTCTTCTTCTGGGTGGCCCGCATGATGATGATGGGCCTGCACTTCATGGAGGAGGTGCCGTTCAAGCACGTGTACATCCACGCCCTGGTGCGCGACGCCGAGGGCAAGAAGATGTCCAAGTCCACGGGCAACGTCATCGATCCGTTGGTCATGATCGAGAAGTTCGGCACCGACGCCCTGCGCTTCACCCTGACCGCCTTCGCGGCAATGGGGCGAGACATTAAGCTCAGCGAGGACCGCATCGAGGGTTACCGCCACTTCGTGAACAAGCTCTGGAACGCGGCCCGCTTCAGCCTCATGAACCTGCCCGAGGAGATTCCAGCCGTGAGCCTGGACGGCGAACTGGCCCTGCACCACGCCTGGATTCTCCACCGCCTGGACGAGGTGAAGGCGTCCACCACCAAAGCCATCGAACACTACCACTTCAACGAGGCAGCCCAGGGCCTCTATTCCTTCCTGTGGCTGGAATTCTGCGACTGGTACCTGGAGATGGCCAAGGCCGACTTCAACGGTCCGGACCCTGAAGCAAAAGCCCTGGCCCAGAAGTGTCTGTGGACGGTGCTCTCGGAATATCTGGTGCTCATGCACCCCATCATGCCCTTCGTGACCCAGGAGATCTGGAACCACCTGCCCGGTCATAGTGAGAAGGACATCTCCAAGGTGCCCTACCCCGCAGCCAGGGCCCAGCACGCGAAGCCCGAGGCCGTGGCCCAGATGGGACTCCTGCAGGAGGTTGTGGTCAGCGTGCGCAACATCCGCTCCGAGCTGTCCATCAATCCGGGCATGAAGCTCGATTGCCTGGTGCGCACGGCGGACGGGGCCGATCTGGCCATGTTGCGTGCCAACGAGGCTCTCATTGTGCTCATGGCAAGACTTGCGAACTTCACGGCAGGCCCGGACGTCACCGCGCCCAAGGCTTCTGCCAGCGCTGCGGCCGGAGGCAACGCGGTGTTCGTGCCCCTGGCCGGGGCGGTGGACTTCGACGCGGAATTGGCCAGGCTCTCCAAGGAGCTGGCCAAGACCTCGAAAGAGGCCGAGATCGTGGGCAGAAAGCTGGCCAACGAGGATTTCACGGCCAAGGCCCCGGCGGAAGTGGTGGCCAAGGAGCGCGAGAAGGACGAGATGCTGCGCGAGAAGGTGGCCAAGCTGGAAGAGCTGAAGGGAAGGATAGAGAGCCTGAAGGGTTAA